One Glutamicibacter mishrai genomic window carries:
- a CDS encoding uroporphyrinogen-III synthase codes for MAYHALILRNPARAEATVRQFEQLGITSWCAQLVTAIWPEDRQELETMAQRLVDGGYSWLAITSVSTVQVLEQVLGSRTLPSSLRIASVGEKTSQAIAAKLGRSVDFQPQVQSAAGMLDLWRPEPGSVICYPHGDLASSTLSDALADKPVTVDEVIAYQSVDAPAAGTPVDAARVPEAVNVLHPGNIGGKLGQMDLIVFSAPSIVRRFAQLAGGRIPQKVRTIAIGAPTAKALKAVGLPVDAIASEPTPQGLARAAKELLQPGSVAAAEETK; via the coding sequence ATGGCCTACCACGCATTGATCCTGCGCAACCCGGCGCGAGCCGAAGCCACGGTGCGGCAGTTCGAGCAGCTGGGCATCACCTCCTGGTGCGCCCAGCTGGTTACGGCCATCTGGCCCGAAGACCGCCAGGAGCTTGAAACGATGGCCCAGCGGTTGGTTGATGGCGGGTATTCGTGGCTGGCCATCACCTCGGTGAGTACCGTGCAGGTGCTCGAACAGGTGCTCGGCTCGCGAACCTTGCCAAGCTCGCTGCGCATCGCCTCGGTGGGTGAAAAGACCAGCCAGGCCATTGCCGCCAAGCTGGGGCGGAGCGTGGACTTCCAGCCGCAGGTGCAGTCGGCGGCCGGAATGCTCGACCTGTGGCGTCCCGAACCTGGCTCCGTGATTTGCTATCCCCACGGGGATCTGGCCAGCTCCACCTTGTCCGACGCCCTGGCCGACAAGCCGGTCACCGTGGATGAAGTGATCGCCTACCAGAGCGTGGATGCCCCAGCAGCCGGCACCCCGGTGGATGCTGCCCGGGTGCCCGAGGCGGTTAATGTCCTGCACCCGGGGAATATTGGTGGGAAACTGGGTCAGATGGATCTGATCGTCTTCTCGGCTCCCAGCATCGTGCGACGTTTCGCGCAGCTGGCCGGTGGCCGGATTCCCCAGAAAGTGCGGACCATCGCGATCGGCGCACCCACGGCCAAGGCGCTGAAGGCCGTTGGCCTGCCGGTGGATGCGATCGCGTCAGAACCAACCCCGCAGGGCCTGGCCCGCGCGGCCAAAGAATTGCTTCAGCCAGGCAGCGTTGCCGCGGCTGAAGAGACCAAGTAG
- the hemC gene encoding hydroxymethylbilane synthase has protein sequence MSETFRVGTRGSALATTQTGWAAQKLSEISGLGVQTVLVKTEGDVVTGSLASLGGTGVFAAALRQHLLDSGCDLAVHSLKDLPTAQPEGLVLSCIPQREDVRDALCSHDGLSLDQLPQGAKVGTGSPRRGAQLLAHRPDLEIVDIRGNVPTRLGRVKGIGETLDDGSVGRATQGDLDAVILAAAGMRRLGLEKYITEYLDPSIMLPAPGQGALALETRSTGTGHAALDAALASFDDEATRLQVVAERSLLATLEAGCAAPIGALAHVEGNELVLQAVACNPDGSQTMRRSARSTINGVESAQQLGRDLANTMIADGAAVIAGLA, from the coding sequence ATGAGCGAAACTTTCCGCGTAGGAACCCGTGGCAGCGCGTTGGCCACCACCCAGACCGGCTGGGCCGCGCAGAAGCTCTCGGAGATCTCCGGGCTGGGCGTGCAGACCGTGCTGGTCAAAACCGAAGGCGACGTGGTGACCGGTTCGCTGGCCAGCCTCGGCGGTACCGGTGTCTTCGCCGCCGCGCTGCGCCAGCACCTGCTGGATTCGGGCTGCGATCTGGCCGTGCACTCCTTGAAGGACCTGCCGACCGCGCAGCCTGAGGGCCTGGTGCTCTCCTGCATCCCGCAGCGCGAGGACGTGCGCGATGCCCTGTGCTCCCATGACGGGCTCTCACTGGACCAGCTGCCGCAGGGCGCCAAGGTGGGCACGGGTTCACCGCGGCGCGGCGCGCAGTTGCTGGCCCATCGCCCGGACCTTGAGATCGTTGATATCCGCGGCAATGTGCCCACCCGTCTGGGCCGGGTCAAGGGCATCGGCGAAACCCTGGACGACGGCAGCGTGGGCCGCGCTACCCAGGGCGACCTGGATGCGGTGATCCTGGCCGCCGCGGGCATGCGCCGGCTGGGCCTGGAAAAGTACATCACCGAATACCTGGATCCGTCGATCATGCTCCCGGCCCCGGGGCAGGGAGCCCTCGCCCTGGAGACGCGCAGCACTGGCACCGGCCACGCTGCCCTCGACGCGGCGCTGGCGTCATTTGATGACGAGGCAACCCGCCTGCAGGTAGTCGCCGAACGATCCTTGCTGGCCACCTTGGAGGCCGGCTGCGCGGCACCAATCGGCGCCCTGGCCCACGTGGAAGGCAACGAGCTGGTGCTCCAGGCCGTGGCCTGCAACCCCGATGGATCCCAGACCATGCGCCGCAGCGCCCGCAGCACCATCAACGGTGTCGAGTCGGCACAGCAGCTGGGCCGCGACCTGGCGAACACGATGATCGCCGATGGCGCCGCAGTGATCGCCGGATTGGCCTAG